The Candidatus Glassbacteria bacterium genome includes a window with the following:
- a CDS encoding abortive infection family protein translates to MTDGTPDFVLEGVRRILEDWPDSGHLRELIETTEAAIHEGSDKALDGAKCIVECVCKTILSEHGQACPSDASPAKLVTLAARTVGLDVETVDTALRDIASGLITATRGLSELRNSNGPLGHGRDVVHQSVGHRHRTLAAATAEAIAVILYEAHAARPLNLGHTRREYNEEADENERMDTAVSVSVDEDNNHIVINDFLTFRPSQVLYALDRGAYVDVLSDLPEEEPEGEEEVAA, encoded by the coding sequence ATGACCGATGGCACTCCCGATTTCGTTCTTGAAGGAGTCCGCCGCATCTTGGAGGACTGGCCCGACTCAGGCCACCTGCGGGAACTCATTGAAACCACCGAAGCGGCAATCCACGAAGGTTCGGACAAAGCCTTAGACGGTGCGAAATGTATCGTCGAGTGCGTGTGCAAAACCATCCTCTCTGAACATGGGCAGGCCTGTCCATCGGACGCCTCACCCGCCAAGCTTGTGACATTGGCGGCTCGGACCGTGGGCCTGGACGTGGAAACCGTTGATACGGCGCTCCGGGATATCGCAAGCGGCCTGATCACGGCGACACGGGGACTGTCCGAGCTGCGCAACAGCAATGGGCCTCTCGGGCACGGTCGCGATGTGGTGCATCAATCCGTCGGCCATCGCCACCGGACACTCGCCGCCGCCACCGCCGAAGCCATCGCCGTCATTCTTTACGAGGCCCATGCGGCACGCCCATTGAACCTTGGCCATACGCGCCGGGAATACAATGAAGAGGCTGATGAAAACGAACGCATGGACACCGCCGTATCGGTGAGCGTTGACGAAGACAACAACCATATCGTTATCAACGACTTCCTCACTTTCCGCCCAAGCCAGGTACTCTACGCCCTCGACCGGGGAGCATATGTAGATGTGCTCAGCGACCTGCCGGAGGAGGAACCTGAGGGCGAAGAGGAGGTTGCCGCGTGA